GGGGCGGGCGCACGTAGTGGGGGACAACGTCGATACCGACCGCATAATCCCCGGCAAGTACACCAAGACCCTCGACACCGGCGAGTTGGCCAGCCACCTCCTCGAGGATTACGACCCCGGACTCGTGGCGCGGGTCGGTCCGGGCGACGTCCTCGCCGCCGGCGACAACTTCGGTTGCGGTTCGAGCCGGGAGCAAGCGCCCATCGCGATAAAGGCGGCGGGCATCTCGTGCGTCATCGCGCGCTCGTTCGCCCGCATCTTCTTCAGGAACGCCATCAACGTTGGCCTCCCGGTCGTGGAGGTGCCGGACCTCGACGTGGCCGACCTGACCCGGATCCACGTCGACGTCCGCGAGGGCACGGTCACCGACCTGACCACCGGTAGGACGTTCTCGGCCACACGCATGCCGGCCGTCATGGCACAGATCCTCGCGGCCGGCGGGTTGCAGGCGTACCTGAAGGCGGGCGGCGACTACTCGGTGAAGGTGTGAGTTCGGCCGCTCCATTGGCCGGCGTGCGCGTGCTGGAGTTCACCCAGGCGGTGCTGGGGCCCACCGCGGGCATGCTACTCGCCGACATGGGAGCCGAGGTCGTGCGTGTCGAACCGACGCCGCGCGGCGACCCCACCCGTTACCTACGGGGCTTCGGCATGGGCTACTACCCGTACTTCAACCGCAACAAGAAGAGCGTGGTCATCGACGTGAAGGATCCACGTGGGCTCGCCGCCGTCGAGCGTCTGCTGGAAGGCGCGGACGTGCTCGTCGAGAACTTCGCGCCCGGAACCATGGATCGCCTGGGCTTGGGGCCGTCGATCACGGAGCGCTACCCGCGCCTCGTGTACTGCACCCTGAAGGGTTTCCTCCCCGGGCCTTACGAGCAGCGCACCGCGCTCGACGAGGTCGTGCAGATGATGTCCGGCCTGGCGTACATGACGGGGCCGCGCGGCACGCCGCTGCGGGCCGGCGCGTCCGTCATCGACGAGATGACAGGCGTCTACGGGGCGCTCGGCATCGTCTTGGCGCTGCGTGAGCGCGACGCCACCGGCCGAGGCCAGGTCGTGGAGTCAGCGCTGTTCGAGACGGCGGCGTTCGTCATGGGCCACCACCTCGCCTACTCCGTAGCTTCGGGCGAGGAGATCCCACCAATGCCTGAGCGGGTCAGCGCCTGGGCCGTGTACCACCAGTTCAGGACCGCCGACGACCAGCTCGTCTTCATCGGCGTCACGTCGGACAGGCAGTGGCCGCGGTTCTGCGAGGCCTTCGCGTTGCCGGAACTCGCGGCGGACCCGCGCCTAAAGACCAACAACGACCGCATCCGTGAGCGCGACTGGCTGCTGCCACGCCTGCGGGAGCGCATCGGGGGCCTCACGTTGGCGGAGGCCACCGAACGGTGCGAGCGGGCGGGCCTGCCGTTCTCCCCGGTAGCGCGCCCCGAGGACCTGTTCGACGACCCGCAACTGTCGGCGGGCGGGAGCCTGCTCGAGACGCGGTTCCCGAACGGGGCGACGGGCCGCCTACCCGCCCTGCCGCTCGTCATGGGCGGCGAACGTTGGGGCAAGCGCCTCGACCCGCCCGGGTTGGGCGAACACACCCGCGAGGTGCTGGTCGGCGCGGGGTTCACGGACGAACACGTGACGGAGCTCGCCGAGGCGGGCGTAGTGATTGCCGCGGGCGTCGCGGCGCCGAACGCGGGCGCCTGACCCGCACCACGGAGGTAGAGATGAACACGACCCCGCCATACGACCTGATCGTCAAGAACGTCCGCCTGGTCAGGCCCCTCCAGGACGGCACCCCCATGACGGACGTGGCCATCACCGGCGGCAAGTTCGCCCGGATCGCCCCCGGCCTCGACGCGAGCCAGGCGAGAGAGGTCGTCGACGGTGGTGGGTTGCTGGCGTTCCCCGGCCTGGTCGACGGCCACATGCACGTGGGCATCTACTCCCCGCTGCAGGACGACGCCGTCACGGAGAGCAAGGCCGCCGCCATGGGCGGCGTCACCAGCGCGCTCACCTACTTCAGGACGGGCGACTACTACCTCAACAAGGGTGGCCCGTACGAGGAGTTCTACCCGGAGGTGCTGGAACGATCGGCGGGGCGGTACTGGGTGGACTACGGCTACCACCTAGCGCCCATCAACAAGCGCCACATCGACGAGATGCCCTTGCTGCTGGACAAGTTCGGGGTGTCGTCCTTCAAGATCTTCATGTTCTACGGTGGTCACGGCCTGCACGGACGATCGGCCAGGCAACGCAACTTCCTCCACTTGGAGGAGGGCGAGAGCTACGACTTCGCGCACTTCGAGTTCATCATGCGCAAGCTCTCGCAGATGATCGCCGACGACCCCGCGCGAGGCGAACATATCTCGCTGAGCCTGCACTGCGAGATCGCCGACATCCTCAACGCCTACACCGCCATGGTCGAGCGCGACGGCAAGCTCAGGGGGCTCCACGCCTACAACGCGGCGAGGCCCCCGCACTCGGAGGGGTTGGCCGTGTTCATCGCCTCCTACCTCGCGTACGAGACGGCGCTCGCCAACGTCAACCTGCTGCACCTCAGCGGCCGCAAGGCGCTCGAGGCCGCCCTCATGATGGAGGGGCTCTTCCCGCACATCTCCTTCAAGAAGGAGGTGACGATCGGCCACCTGCTGCTGGACGTCGACAGCCCTGCCGGCCCTTACGCCAAGGTGAACCCGCCCATCCGCCCGCGCGCCGACGTGGAGTACCTGTGGGAGAAGGTCCTCTCGGGTGACGTCGACTGGATAGTCAGCGACCACGCCTGCTGCAAGGCGGAGATGAAGGTCTCGGCAGAGCACCCCGACGACATCTGGTTGTCCAAGTCGGGTTTCGGGGGAACCGAGTACCTGCTTTCGGGGCTATACAGCGAGGGTAGCAAGCGCGGCCTGTCTCCCAACCGCATGGCGGAGCTCGTCAGCCTCAACCCGGCCAGGCGTTACGGCCTCGGCGCGAAGGGGGACGTGGCGGAGGGCCTCGACGCGGACCTCGTGCTCCTCGACCCCAGCGAGACGTTCGTGGTGCGCGCCGCCGACTCGGAGTCTGGCCAGGGCTACACGCCGTTCGAAGGGCAGGAGCTGACCGGCAAGGTCAGGCGGACCATCCTGCGTGGCCACACCGTCTACCTCGACGGCGAGATCATGGGGCCGGCCCGGGGCCGGTACCTGCACCGGCCGAGCTGAGCCCCGGGGACCCCAGGACCCCGCACGCAGGTCCGGTCAGCGCCTGAAGACCAGCGTCTCCCCGCCCCCAGTCAGGACGAGCTCGTCGTCGGGGGTGATGCTGTAGTCGTCGACGAGCGCGAGGGCCGTCAGGTAGCGCTGCTCCTGCTCCATGGCGCCTTCGCAGAACATCATGGTGGCGCCGGCGGGGCCGAACGTCACGCCGCCCGCCACGCCGAAGGTGACCGGGGCGAAGTAGCGGTTGCAGCCGGCGCTGCCGGCCACCTGGCCGTCCTTGATCTCGAGGGTGATCTCGTGGTCGGGGAGGGCGGCGGTGCCGTTCGGGCCGAACGACGCCAGGCGCCACTCGGAGCCGACGATGTAGGCGCTGCCGTCTAGCACGCTGACCTCCATGCGTTCGTGGCCGGCGAGCGTGAAGCCGTCGGCCTCGGAGTACTTGACGACGCCCTTGGTCGCTAGGAGGGTGGCGCCGTCCCAGTCGAAGTAGCCGAGGATCACCGCGTCGTCGTCGCAGGTGAAGTTGACGCGTTCACCGAGGAAGGCGAGGGTGGCGCCCTTGCCGGCGTTCAGGCAGGTGGTGCCGTCGGCGAGGGTCACGCCCCGCACCTCGAACCCCACGAGCGCGTCGCTCAGGATGGTGGCGGGCGCGGCGGGGTCGTACTCGATGCGGGTGACCAGGCCCTGGTCGTCGACGAGTTGCGTGGTGCCGACCAGGGCGACGCCGTCCTGGCAGAAGTGGCTCACCTTGCCGTCGGCGACGGTCGCGCCGATCTCCGGGTCGACGGGCTTGCAGGTGGTCCCGTCGGGGAGGACGATGTCGGGGCCGCGGGCGGCGGCGAAGCCGGCGACGACGGCCAGGCTGACGATCAGGGTCTTCAGCGCGGTGCGCATGTTGTTGGCCTCCTTGGCGGCCCGCGCCGCACGGGGCGCGGGCCTACGCCGCCAGGCTACGGCGGCTCCATGAGCGGGCGGGCGCCGGCGGGTTCAGCGAACGTTCATGGCCGGTGGCCTGCGGAGGAGGGGCGCGGCGCCGGTCCATGACCGTGGTGGCGCCAGTGGCGTCAGGAGGAGACGCATGGCGTTGAGTATGACGAGCAGCACGGAGCCCTCGTGGACGAGCAT
Above is a genomic segment from Trueperaceae bacterium containing:
- a CDS encoding META domain-containing protein; protein product: MRTALKTLIVSLAVVAGFAAARGPDIVLPDGTTCKPVDPEIGATVADGKVSHFCQDGVALVGTTQLVDDQGLVTRIEYDPAAPATILSDALVGFEVRGVTLADGTTCLNAGKGATLAFLGERVNFTCDDDAVILGYFDWDGATLLATKGVVKYSEADGFTLAGHERMEVSVLDGSAYIVGSEWRLASFGPNGTAALPDHEITLEIKDGQVAGSAGCNRYFAPVTFGVAGGVTFGPAGATMMFCEGAMEQEQRYLTALALVDDYSITPDDELVLTGGGETLVFRR
- a CDS encoding dihydroorotase family protein; translation: MNTTPPYDLIVKNVRLVRPLQDGTPMTDVAITGGKFARIAPGLDASQAREVVDGGGLLAFPGLVDGHMHVGIYSPLQDDAVTESKAAAMGGVTSALTYFRTGDYYLNKGGPYEEFYPEVLERSAGRYWVDYGYHLAPINKRHIDEMPLLLDKFGVSSFKIFMFYGGHGLHGRSARQRNFLHLEEGESYDFAHFEFIMRKLSQMIADDPARGEHISLSLHCEIADILNAYTAMVERDGKLRGLHAYNAARPPHSEGLAVFIASYLAYETALANVNLLHLSGRKALEAALMMEGLFPHISFKKEVTIGHLLLDVDSPAGPYAKVNPPIRPRADVEYLWEKVLSGDVDWIVSDHACCKAEMKVSAEHPDDIWLSKSGFGGTEYLLSGLYSEGSKRGLSPNRMAELVSLNPARRYGLGAKGDVAEGLDADLVLLDPSETFVVRAADSESGQGYTPFEGQELTGKVRRTILRGHTVYLDGEIMGPARGRYLHRPS
- a CDS encoding CoA transferase, with amino-acid sequence MSSAAPLAGVRVLEFTQAVLGPTAGMLLADMGAEVVRVEPTPRGDPTRYLRGFGMGYYPYFNRNKKSVVIDVKDPRGLAAVERLLEGADVLVENFAPGTMDRLGLGPSITERYPRLVYCTLKGFLPGPYEQRTALDEVVQMMSGLAYMTGPRGTPLRAGASVIDEMTGVYGALGIVLALRERDATGRGQVVESALFETAAFVMGHHLAYSVASGEEIPPMPERVSAWAVYHQFRTADDQLVFIGVTSDRQWPRFCEAFALPELAADPRLKTNNDRIRERDWLLPRLRERIGGLTLAEATERCERAGLPFSPVARPEDLFDDPQLSAGGSLLETRFPNGATGRLPALPLVMGGERWGKRLDPPGLGEHTREVLVGAGFTDEHVTELAEAGVVIAAGVAAPNAGA
- a CDS encoding 3-isopropylmalate dehydratase small subunit; translation: MSEFVHTFEGRAHVVGDNVDTDRIIPGKYTKTLDTGELASHLLEDYDPGLVARVGPGDVLAAGDNFGCGSSREQAPIAIKAAGISCVIARSFARIFFRNAINVGLPVVEVPDLDVADLTRIHVDVREGTVTDLTTGRTFSATRMPAVMAQILAAGGLQAYLKAGGDYSVKV